Proteins encoded by one window of Cloeon dipterum chromosome 4, ieCloDipt1.1, whole genome shotgun sequence:
- the LOC135944473 gene encoding G protein-coupled receptor kinase 1: protein MADLEAVLADVSYLMAMEKSKCTPAARASKKIILPDPSVRSVMHKYLEKKGEVNFDKIFNQVLGYLLFKDMCENSEEPIPQLKFYEEIKKYEKLDAVEDRRRVAREIYDNFIMKELLAHSHDYSKETVAQVQKQLMKNEVPVNLFEPYVEEIFNHLRGEPFRRFLESDKYTRFCQWKNLELNIQLTMNDFSVHRIIGRGGFGEVYGCRKADTGKMYAMKCLDKKRIKMKQGETLALNERIMLSLVSTGQVDCPFIVCMTYAFHTPDKLCFILDLMNGGDLHYHLSQHGVFNETEMKFYAAEVILGLEHMHKRYIVYRDLKPANILLDEHGHVRISDLGLACDFSKKKPHASVGTHGYMAPEVLSKGTPYDSSADWFSFGCMLYKLLKGHSPFRQHKTKDKHEIDRMTLTMNVELPDSFSKSLRNLLEGLLQRDIDQRLGCKGRGADEVKEHPFFAGIDWQQVYLQKYTPPLIPPRGEVNAADAFDIGSFDEEDTKGIKLTEADQDLYKNFSLVISERWQNEVAETVFETINNEADKVEQKKRAKQKQKFDADEKESDCILHGYIKKLGGPFASAWQTRYAKLYPNRLELHPESGSTKPELIFLDQVEEVSPDLTSVKGEQSIVLKTRDAKIVLTNTDEIGLKEWAQSLRVAHKTSHELLTSMAKKAGKIYGTDPSTPPASSSNHKPSPCTARNTNGN, encoded by the exons TGTTCGAAGCGTCATGCACAAGTACCTGGAGAAGAAGGGCGAAGTCaactttgataaaatattcaatcagGTTTTAG GCTACCTGTTGTTTAAAGACATGTGTGAAAACTCAGAAGAACCCATACCTCAACTTAAGTTCTATGAAGAG AtaaagaaatatgaaaaattggaCGCCGTGGAGGACAGACGGCGTGTTGCGAGGGAGATCTACGACAATTTCATAATGAAAGAACTGCTGGCGCACTCGCAC GATTATTCAAAAGAGACTGTAGCACAGGTTCAAAAACAACTAATGAAGAATGAAGTgccagttaatttatttgag ccttACGTGGAAGagatttttaaccatttaagGGGGGAACCGTTCAGAAGATTTTTAGAAAG TGACAAATATACTCGCTTTTGCCAATGGAAAAACTTAGAGTTAAATATCCAG TTGACAATGAACGACTTCAGTGTTCACCGCATTATCGGTCGAGGTGGTTTCGGAGAAGTGTACGGATGCCGGAAGGCGGACACCGGCAAAATGTATGCCATGAAGTGCCTCGACAAAAAgcgaataaaaatgaagcagGGCGAGACTCTCGCGCTCAACGAGAGGATAATGCTGTCCCTTGTCAGTACAGGG CAAGTGGACTGCCCCTTTATTGTGTGCATGACCTATGCATTCCACACACCAGACAAACTCTGTTTTATCCTGGACCTGATGAACGGTGGTGACCTTCATTATCACTTGTCCCAGCACGGTGTTTTCAACGAGACTGAAATGAAGTTCTATGCTGCGGAAGTCATCCTAG GTTTGGAGCACATGCACAAAAGGTACATAGTGTACAGAGACTTAAAGCCAGCAAACATTTTGCTCGACGAGCACGGACACGTCAGAATATCTGACCTGGGCCTTGCGTGTGACTTTTCTAAAAAGAAGCCACACGCCAGCGT GGGAACACATGGCTACATGGCGCCAGAAGTGCTCTCCAAAGGAACTCCTTACGACTCAAGCGCAGACTGGTTTTCCTTTGGCTGCATGCTCTACAAGCTGCTCAAGGGGCACAGTCCCTTCAGACAACACAAAACCAAGGACAAGCATGAAATCGATAGAATGACCCTGACAATG AATGTGGAGTTACCAGATTCTTTCTCAAAAAGCCTGCGAAACCTGCTGGAAGGCCTCCTTCAAAGGGACATTGATCAGAGGCTGGGCTGCAAAGGCAGAGG GGCTGATGAAGTCAAGGAGCACCCCTTCTTCGCGGGCATCGACTGGCAACAAGTGTACCTGCAGAAGTACACCCCTCCTTTGATACCCCCGCGGGGAGAAGTGAATGCAGCTGACGCTTTCGACATTGGCTCCTTTGACGAGGAAGATACCAAGGGAATCAAGCTGACCGAGGCAGACCAGGATCTGTACAAAAACTTCTCACTGGTGATCTCCGAGCGCTGGCAAAACGAAGTGGCCGAGACTGTTTTCGAAACAATCAACAATGAGGCTGACAAAGTGGAGCAAAAGAAGCGAGCCAAGCAGAAGCAAAAGTTTGACGCTGATGAGAAAG AGTCTGACTGCATTTTGCACGGCTACATAAAAAAACTGGGCGGCCCATTTGCTTCTGCCTGGCAGACGCGCTACGCCAAGTTGTACCCGAACCGCCTGGAACTGCACCCTGAATCAGGAAGCACCAAGCCTGAACTTATTTTCCTGGATCAGGTGGAGGAAGTCTCGCCTGATCTTACCTCAGTCAAAGGGGAGCAGAGCATTGTTTTGAAGACTAGAGACGCGAAAATCGTGCTCACCAACACT GATGAAATTGGCCTGAAGGAGTGGGCGCAATCGTTGCGGGTAGCGCACAAGACGTCGCATGAGCTGCTGACGTCAATGGCGAAGAAGGCGGGCAAAATCTACGGAACTGACCCTTCGACTCCTCCTGCCTCCTCGAGCAACCACAAGCCCAGCCCCTGTACGGCCCGCAACACAAACGGCAATTAG